From the genome of Medicago truncatula cultivar Jemalong A17 chromosome 2, MtrunA17r5.0-ANR, whole genome shotgun sequence:
CTGCAATTGAGGTGCGTATGCAAGTGGTGGAAATCACTTGTTCTTGATCGTTATTTTTTGGAGAAGCACATTCGGATATCGGTAACTGAAATCATGTATCTAGTTTGTAATGCCGTAAAACGATTAAAGCCTTTCGAGTTGCAtcgaaaagaagaagaagatgaagaagcagtAGAAGAAGAAGACTTTGATGATGACGAAGaagattttgatgatgatgaagaagtagtagaagaagaagattttgatgaagaagaagaagacgtCGATGGTGCTGGTTcggaagaagagaaagaatcGGCGTGGAAAGTAGTTATTGAGTTTCTCCGGCAGAAGGAGGCAGTTCCGTTGGAtaattttttgaagattttgagGGGTATCAAAGAGCAATATGAAAGTATCAGAGATGATATGCAAATAGCGGAGGATATAGTGAAATGTCTCCAAAACATTCTGCAGGTCCGTTTATCTCAAGTCATGAATCAGTGAGTATCAAATTTGATAGTTctcatttgaaatttttattttataagtaaCATGTCAATGTTCGAAAAAAAAGTAGTTTGCGAAGTCATGTGCAGGTGTGGTAGAGTTTCTACCTTCTCTTCTATGTCAttgttattagttttttttgtatgaTCTTAGGTCAACAATTCTATTTTGAAGATTTAGAAATGGAAAGGTCTAAGAAAAATGCAAGACTATTTATAGAGTTTGTCACATTAATAAGGATGGGTGTATGGACCAAACCTGAATTGGAACTTCTAAAGAAAAGGTTTGTGGTAGAAATGATAAAGTGGATTGGTGAAGTGGGTTTAGAGCAAAAATTGGAATCATTATGGCAAATTTTGCTGAATGGGGAGGAATCATTCATAGTTTTTAGTTGGTATGTGAAGCAGGCTGGCCAAAGATTATCCTTGAGATGGACAATGTTGGTATTGATATTGCTATCAACAAAATATTCCTTGTATTAACTACTAGTATAATTTCCTGTCCAAATCACCAAATATTGAAGATAAATTGGATCGTTAGAacaattcaaattgatagatcCCATAATGAATTGCAAATTTCGCAGCTTCTTGGAGTTTGGACAACCGCTTGAGACATTATATAAACCAAAATTCTGCACTTGTTCTTTAGATTGTTTCAAGGTATTGAAGAGAACAAAatagaataaattttttaatatgaaaactTTTACTTTTATTTCCAAAAACTTATGTAAAAACATGGGAACACATAAAAATTGTTGTCTGATTTTCTAGCTATTGGCAAAAacatattaatttaaagaataataattacaaCCCATTTGGATTGATTATGTGGTTATTAATTTGAGACTTTAGAATATGTTTCTAACTTCCTTTTTAAGTTTTCATACTAatttggcttcttaaaaaaaaaaatcaaagaataatACAAAATGGGAAACTTAATAGAAAcgtatattaaatttttgggtTTGGTTTCTTCTCCGAGAAAGATTAGGCAGCAGTTTTTTATTGACATAGCAACATCCAAAAAGTTGTTGCATGTTATCCTTTATCTATGGTAACGTTTTTTACTTGTTAGctaaaataaattgtattattttaaaagttagctaaaataaattgtattatttcaaaaaaaatacaatttagaaAACTTGATATTGGGGTTCCGGTATGATTTTCTCAAAAGCGTTTCCCTTCTGG
Proteins encoded in this window:
- the LOC25486122 gene encoding trigger factor isoform X1; this translates as MAAMAEATAESQNTILPEDLIIEILSRFEPSDYLQLRCVCKWWKSLVLDRYFLEKHIRISVTEIMYLVCNAVKRLKPFELHRKEEEDEEAVEEEDFDDDEEDFDDDEEVVEEEDFDEEEEDVDGAGSEEEKESAWKVVIEFLRQKEAVPLDNFLKILRGIKEQYESIRDDMQIAEDIVKCLQNILQVRLSQVMNQSTILF
- the LOC25486122 gene encoding transcription initiation factor TFIID subunit 7-like isoform X2, which gives rise to MAAMAEATAESQNTILPEDLIIEILSRFEPSDYLQLRCVCKWWKSLVLDRYFLEKHIRISVTEIMYLVCNAVKRLKPFELHRKEEEDEEAVEEEDFDDDEEDFDDDEEVVEEEDFDEEEEDVDGAGSEEEKESAWKVVIEFLRQKEAVPLDNFLKILRGIKEQYESIRDDMQIAEDIVKCLQNILQVNNSILKI